In Sinorhizobium mexicanum, one DNA window encodes the following:
- a CDS encoding GntR family transcriptional regulator codes for MPAITEAARRSGPAVREIYDVLRHRILTAELMPGTGMSEVPYSEQFGVSRTPVREVFRRLADEGLLRIVPQVGTFVAPIQLRAVYDSQFVRETLECRTVNLAAANVSGRAKDDLDDFLTLQRRAIRDNDLERFFDADDRMHTYLIGLAGYPSIWELIQGVKAQLDRVRYLSLESGDWLNRILDQHEVIVRRVIEGDAVGAEAAMREHLQSVFLTIERLAKNKPELFEGSPAPQTNISPTR; via the coding sequence ATGCCTGCCATTACCGAAGCCGCCCGCCGGTCCGGCCCCGCAGTCCGAGAGATTTACGATGTCCTGCGCCATCGGATTTTGACGGCAGAGCTGATGCCGGGCACCGGCATGTCGGAAGTGCCCTATTCCGAGCAGTTCGGCGTCAGCCGAACGCCGGTGCGTGAGGTATTTCGGCGCCTTGCAGATGAAGGGCTCCTTCGGATCGTGCCGCAGGTCGGAACCTTCGTTGCTCCTATTCAGTTGCGCGCCGTCTATGACAGCCAGTTCGTGAGAGAGACGCTGGAATGCCGAACTGTGAACCTCGCAGCCGCCAACGTGAGCGGCCGGGCGAAGGACGACCTTGACGACTTTCTGACGCTGCAGCGGCGCGCCATACGCGACAACGACCTCGAACGATTTTTCGACGCTGACGACAGAATGCACACCTACCTGATCGGTCTCGCCGGATATCCATCGATTTGGGAGCTGATCCAGGGCGTGAAGGCGCAACTCGACCGTGTTCGCTATCTCTCGCTCGAAAGCGGCGACTGGCTGAACCGCATCCTTGACCAGCACGAGGTCATCGTCAGGCGCGTCATCGAGGGTGACGCCGTCGGCGCGGAAGCTGCGATGCGCGAGCATTTGCAGTCTGTATTTCTCACCATCGAACGTCTCGCAAAGAACAAACCCGAGCTCTTTGAAGGGAGCCCGGCACCTCAGACCAATATTTCGCCAACACGATGA
- a CDS encoding substrate-binding periplasmic protein: MISSKFISVLTLAASIFGSSVAFAADVPAEGVSPRIDAIKEAGVLRVGVLANTPWLVENTTGSGEPWEGPAWILAQEYAKQLGVTLQPVPVSHETKVPVLASNQVDLSITPLAETPERLKVVDFVLYSKTSVCIFGRKDNEKFSNAGSVDAINNADFTVAYFIGGGEENWVKERFPNAKLRGVTSSSAPAPIEEIMAKRADVAAINRIQWVLLNKKVPGLSALPQENNCQDSSEKAAPVGLAIDKGQTAFLDWLRAVEKEMQPKLAADEARIVETMK, encoded by the coding sequence ATGATCAGTTCCAAGTTTATTTCCGTTTTGACGCTCGCAGCTTCGATCTTCGGATCCAGCGTTGCTTTCGCGGCTGACGTTCCCGCGGAGGGCGTTAGCCCACGCATCGATGCGATCAAGGAGGCCGGCGTGCTGCGCGTCGGTGTTCTTGCAAACACGCCCTGGCTGGTCGAGAACACCACCGGCTCCGGAGAGCCTTGGGAAGGCCCGGCATGGATTCTCGCGCAGGAATACGCAAAGCAGCTTGGTGTGACCTTGCAGCCCGTCCCGGTCAGCCATGAAACCAAGGTGCCGGTGCTGGCGTCGAACCAAGTCGATCTCAGCATTACGCCGCTCGCGGAAACGCCGGAGCGCCTGAAGGTTGTCGATTTCGTGCTCTACTCGAAAACCAGCGTCTGCATCTTCGGCCGCAAGGACAACGAGAAATTCTCAAACGCGGGCTCAGTTGATGCAATCAACAATGCGGACTTCACGGTCGCCTACTTCATAGGGGGCGGGGAGGAGAACTGGGTGAAGGAACGCTTCCCGAATGCAAAGTTGCGCGGCGTGACGTCGTCGAGCGCACCGGCACCGATCGAAGAGATCATGGCGAAGCGCGCGGATGTCGCCGCGATCAACCGCATTCAGTGGGTCCTTCTGAACAAGAAAGTTCCTGGCCTGTCTGCCCTGCCGCAGGAAAACAATTGCCAGGACTCTTCGGAGAAGGCCGCGCCGGTCGGCCTTGCGATCGACAAGGGTCAGACGGCGTTTCTTGATTGGCTTCGTGCCGTCGAAAAGGAAATGCAGCCGAAACTCGCGGCCGACGAAGCGCGCATCGTCGAAACGATGAAATAA
- a CDS encoding amino acid ABC transporter permease, protein MDFDFTAVLDSWQYLASGLGLTILLSVLTVILSLVCGTAVGLGRIYGPRWLTVPIVFYIDSMRAVPVLVVLVWIYFALPLVTGVNLPPFWAALVALTIHISAYVAEIVRAGIGSVRAGQTQAGLVLGMSEAQVVRKIILPQALIRMLPSIGSIVSITIKDTAIAAVIAVPELMKRAETVSGQSFRPMEVFTAVMIVYFLILFPTTRLIDVVYKNISYRGRS, encoded by the coding sequence ATGGATTTTGATTTCACGGCTGTCTTGGACAGTTGGCAATACTTGGCAAGCGGACTTGGCCTGACGATCCTTCTGAGCGTGCTGACCGTCATCCTGAGCCTCGTTTGCGGTACGGCCGTCGGGTTAGGCCGGATCTACGGGCCGCGCTGGCTGACAGTGCCGATCGTGTTCTACATCGACTCGATGCGCGCCGTTCCGGTGCTTGTCGTCCTCGTCTGGATCTATTTCGCACTTCCTCTGGTCACAGGCGTCAATCTTCCGCCGTTCTGGGCGGCGCTGGTCGCACTGACCATTCACATCTCGGCCTATGTAGCGGAAATCGTGCGTGCCGGCATCGGCTCCGTTCGCGCCGGCCAGACGCAGGCCGGGCTCGTCCTTGGCATGTCGGAGGCCCAAGTCGTCCGGAAGATCATTCTTCCGCAGGCCTTGATCCGCATGCTGCCGTCGATCGGGTCTATCGTCTCCATCACGATCAAGGACACGGCGATCGCTGCCGTCATCGCGGTTCCTGAACTGATGAAGCGGGCGGAGACCGTCTCCGGCCAAAGCTTCCGCCCGATGGAAGTCTTCACGGCCGTGATGATCGTCTACTTCCTGATCCTTTTCCCGACCACGCGTCTCATTGACGTTGTCTACAAAAACATCTCCTACAGGGGGCGCTCATGA
- a CDS encoding amino acid ABC transporter permease, which yields MNLDWSVVWQYSGALAQGVLITILLTICTMLIAIPGGIVLALMRLSGNRIVSGISACLVEFFRNVPLILLIYWTFYVLPVFTEITFSPFATGLLALSLNVSAYNSETFRAGINSIRKGQTEAAIALGMSHTEAMLKIVLPQAARRVLPILASTWVSLFKDTSLVSVIAVGDLAHTALEIRAQTFRVLEILTAMAVIYWVLGYPQAKLVDRIYKKWGVKE from the coding sequence ATGAATCTCGACTGGAGTGTCGTCTGGCAATATTCCGGCGCGCTGGCACAAGGCGTGCTCATCACCATCCTGCTCACGATCTGCACAATGCTGATCGCCATTCCCGGTGGCATTGTCCTTGCCCTGATGCGCCTTTCCGGCAACCGCATCGTCAGCGGCATCAGCGCCTGTTTGGTCGAATTCTTTCGGAACGTGCCGCTCATTCTGCTGATCTATTGGACATTCTATGTCCTGCCGGTGTTCACCGAGATCACATTCTCACCGTTTGCGACGGGTTTGTTGGCGCTCTCCCTGAACGTCTCAGCTTACAATTCGGAAACGTTCCGCGCGGGCATCAATTCGATCCGCAAGGGACAGACCGAAGCGGCCATCGCACTCGGCATGAGCCACACCGAAGCGATGCTCAAGATCGTCCTGCCTCAGGCAGCGCGGCGCGTCCTGCCCATTCTCGCGAGCACTTGGGTATCGCTGTTCAAGGACACATCCCTGGTATCGGTCATCGCCGTTGGCGATCTGGCCCACACCGCCCTGGAAATCCGCGCCCAGACCTTCCGCGTTCTGGAAATACTGACCGCCATGGCGGTGATCTACTGGGTCCTCGGTTATCCGCAGGCAAAGCTGGTCGACCGCATCTACAAGAAATGGGGAGTGAAGGAATGA
- a CDS encoding amino acid ABC transporter ATP-binding protein, translating to MTAVTAELQNRKNANQTPVVEYRQIRKLYGEFVAIGSVSARVNKGEVVCLIGPSGSGKSTLLRTTNALETINGGELHFDGKPLPSSKPEIRKVRQRMGMVFQNFELFPHKTVLENITVGPLTVLKVTEQEARRRAIALLEKVGLSDKVEKYPANLSGGQQQRVAIARALAMEPEVMLFDEPTSALDPETIGEVLNVMKRLAEEGMTMIVVTHEMTFARRVADWVIVFDRGSIVEQGPPAQIFDNPQAERTRDFLSHLGWDG from the coding sequence ATGACTGCCGTGACCGCAGAACTCCAGAACCGCAAGAATGCGAACCAGACGCCAGTCGTCGAGTATCGGCAGATCCGCAAGCTCTATGGCGAGTTCGTTGCCATCGGATCGGTGTCAGCCCGCGTCAACAAAGGTGAAGTTGTCTGCCTGATCGGCCCGTCCGGATCGGGTAAATCGACCCTTCTGCGTACGACGAATGCTCTTGAGACCATCAATGGCGGCGAGCTGCATTTTGATGGGAAGCCCCTGCCCTCCTCCAAGCCGGAAATCCGCAAGGTGCGCCAGCGCATGGGCATGGTGTTCCAGAATTTCGAGCTCTTTCCGCACAAGACCGTGCTTGAAAACATCACGGTTGGGCCGCTGACAGTTCTGAAGGTTACCGAGCAGGAGGCTCGCCGGCGGGCGATCGCGTTGCTCGAGAAGGTAGGCCTGTCGGACAAGGTGGAGAAATACCCGGCCAATCTCTCCGGCGGACAGCAGCAGCGGGTGGCAATTGCCCGGGCGCTCGCAATGGAACCGGAGGTCATGCTGTTCGACGAACCGACCTCTGCCCTCGACCCGGAAACGATCGGCGAGGTCCTCAACGTCATGAAGCGTCTGGCCGAAGAAGGCATGACGATGATCGTCGTCACGCACGAGATGACATTTGCCCGCCGCGTGGCGGACTGGGTGATCGTCTTCGATCGCGGCAGCATCGTTGAACAGGGGCCACCCGCCCAGATCTTCGACAACCCGCAAGCCGAACGCACGCGCGACTTCCTCAGCCATCTCGGCTGGGATGGCTGA
- the uxuA gene encoding mannonate dehydratase yields MRHTWRWFGPVDKVSVQDAAQAGSQGIVSALHHVPTGTAWPTDEIRKRQMEIEAGGLTWDIVESIPVSEDIKSGTGDFRAHIAAWQETLRRLHECGIETVCYNFMPVLDWTRTDLRWATRHGARAMRFDLIDFIAFDLHLLKRPDAANDYEPALVEKASERFAAMPEEKRLAISKNVGAGLPGSAEVYSLEDLRGHLKRYAGTDAESLRHRLIDFLSEVAPVAESLGMRLCAHGDDPPWPLLGLPRILSRLEDYEGMLAAVDLHANGVTFCTGSLGARAANDLPAMIRKLAPRIHFLHLRNVTRDDETTPCSFFEDEHLEGNTDMVAVIAAVLEEERRRKAEGRADHQIPMRPDHGQEILDDLTRGAQPGYPAIGRLKGLAELRGIERALSHATYGMK; encoded by the coding sequence ATGAGACATACATGGCGCTGGTTCGGCCCGGTCGACAAGGTCAGCGTGCAGGATGCCGCCCAAGCCGGGAGCCAAGGCATCGTAAGTGCCTTGCACCACGTCCCGACGGGTACTGCATGGCCGACGGATGAAATCCGGAAGCGCCAGATGGAGATCGAAGCGGGTGGCCTGACCTGGGATATCGTCGAAAGCATTCCGGTGTCTGAGGACATCAAGAGCGGCACAGGCGATTTCCGCGCGCATATCGCAGCCTGGCAGGAGACGCTCCGGCGGTTGCACGAATGCGGGATCGAAACCGTCTGCTACAATTTCATGCCGGTCCTCGACTGGACCCGGACCGATCTGCGCTGGGCAACCCGGCATGGCGCCCGGGCCATGCGGTTCGATCTGATCGATTTCATTGCATTCGATCTGCACCTCCTCAAGCGGCCGGATGCGGCGAACGATTACGAACCGGCGCTGGTGGAAAAGGCGTCAGAGCGTTTCGCAGCCATGCCTGAGGAAAAGCGGCTGGCGATCTCGAAGAATGTGGGCGCTGGACTGCCGGGTTCGGCAGAGGTCTATTCGCTCGAGGACCTTCGTGGGCATCTCAAGCGCTACGCGGGAACCGACGCTGAAAGTTTGCGGCATCGTCTCATCGATTTCCTGTCTGAGGTCGCACCGGTTGCCGAAAGTCTCGGAATGCGTCTTTGCGCCCATGGTGACGATCCGCCGTGGCCGCTTCTCGGCCTTCCGCGCATCCTGTCTCGCCTGGAGGACTACGAGGGCATGCTCGCGGCAGTCGACCTGCACGCGAACGGCGTGACGTTCTGCACCGGATCCCTAGGTGCTCGTGCTGCCAATGACTTGCCGGCCATGATCCGAAAGCTTGCGCCACGCATACACTTCCTTCACCTGCGCAACGTGACGCGCGACGATGAGACGACGCCATGCTCGTTCTTCGAGGACGAGCATCTCGAGGGGAACACCGATATGGTGGCGGTGATCGCGGCTGTGCTCGAAGAGGAAAGGCGCCGCAAGGCCGAGGGGCGGGCCGACCATCAGATTCCCATGCGTCCGGACCATGGCCAGGAAATCCTCGACGACCTGACCCGCGGTGCACAGCCCGGCTATCCGGCAATTGGTCGGCTCAAGGGCCTGGCGGAACTGCGGGGCATCGAACGGGCGCTCTCTCACGCAACCTACGGCATGAAGTGA
- a CDS encoding Ku protein: MAPRSFWKGYLKLSLVTCPVAMTPATTENEKVRFHTLNRKTGNRVVSRYVDAASGKPVDEDDEVKGYQRGEDDYVLLEDEELESVGLESTRTIDIEMFVPADSIQWIWYDKPHFLVPDDPVGEEAFSVIRDAMESTGTVGVSRLVMYRRERAVMLEPRGKGLVLWTLRYGDEVRDPEEAFGNLDGKNDPKLMNLVTRLIEERSKPWSPDMVSDPVQARLLEIISAKKKGRKRPAKAKAEAGEQPSNVINIMDALRKSISSERKKKKKS, encoded by the coding sequence ATGGCACCGCGCTCGTTCTGGAAAGGCTATCTGAAACTCTCGCTCGTGACCTGTCCGGTCGCAATGACACCCGCCACCACAGAGAACGAGAAGGTTCGCTTCCACACGCTCAACCGCAAAACCGGTAACCGCGTTGTTTCGAGGTATGTGGACGCTGCAAGCGGCAAGCCTGTTGACGAAGACGATGAAGTCAAAGGCTATCAGCGCGGCGAGGACGACTACGTGCTTCTTGAGGACGAGGAACTCGAATCCGTCGGGCTGGAGAGCACCCGTACCATCGATATCGAGATGTTCGTTCCGGCCGACAGCATCCAATGGATTTGGTACGACAAGCCCCACTTTCTCGTGCCCGACGATCCGGTCGGCGAAGAGGCTTTCTCCGTCATCCGCGATGCGATGGAATCGACGGGCACCGTCGGCGTCTCCCGGCTCGTCATGTATCGTCGAGAGCGTGCGGTGATGCTGGAGCCAAGAGGGAAGGGACTAGTCCTTTGGACGCTTCGCTACGGCGACGAGGTGAGGGATCCGGAGGAGGCCTTCGGCAACCTCGATGGGAAAAACGATCCAAAGCTAATGAACCTCGTTACGAGGCTCATCGAAGAGCGCAGCAAGCCGTGGAGCCCGGATATGGTGAGCGATCCCGTGCAGGCGCGGCTGCTCGAAATCATCTCGGCGAAGAAGAAGGGCCGCAAACGTCCGGCCAAGGCAAAGGCGGAAGCGGGCGAGCAACCGAGCAATGTCATCAACATCATGGACGCGCTCAGAAAAAGCATCAGTTCCGAAAGAAAGAAAAAGAAAAAGTCCTAG
- a CDS encoding KTSC domain-containing protein: MPSHLIKRTDYDPETRTLSVWLVTSENRYDYDDVPPETYAAFRRAFSKGRFFNRHIRDRFRFRVSRPG; this comes from the coding sequence ATGCCTTCTCACCTGATCAAGAGGACGGATTACGATCCCGAGACACGAACGCTCTCCGTATGGCTTGTGACAAGCGAAAACCGATATGACTATGACGACGTGCCTCCGGAGACATACGCCGCCTTCCGCCGCGCCTTCTCCAAGGGTCGATTCTTCAATCGGCACATTCGGGATCGTTTCAGGTTCCGCGTGTCGAGGCCGGGGTGA
- the ligD gene encoding DNA ligase D has translation MGLETYRKKRDFASTPEPKGRTARKKGHSFVIQKHDATRLHYDFRLEMDGVLKSWAVTKGPSLVPGEKRLAVHVEDHPLDYGGFEGTIPKGEYGGGTVIVWDRGTWSPIGDARRGYAKGHLDFELKGKKLGGRWHLVRMAGKPREKRENWLLIKGDDEAARSESDPDILEQRPESVVTGREIKDVAGEEPGWSSKSGRIRQRKGASNKAAGASQIEERTATRDVPDPSKIKGAKKAALPDFLDPSLATLVSTAPVGERWIHEIKFDGYRLQARIEAGRVRLITRGGLDWTKKFGKTLVSSLVDLPAAMALIDGEIVVESGSGASDFSALQADLSEGRSNRFRFYAFDLMHLDGYDLRALPLIKRKELLEELIGQGTGLIRYSGHFEEEGDLVLRHACRLSLEGIVSKLRDAPYRSGRNKSWVKSKCSERQEFVVGGYVPSTTSRKAIGSLVLGAYDGDVLHHVGRVGTGYTVAVAEDLFKRLERLRVPSNPFGKRLSAEEARQVRYVRPELVAEVEFRSWTADGLLRHASFRGLREDKPAREIVREAPKKTINQPKAPRRAVKLTHPDRLYWPDEGVTKEGLADYYADVWRFIGPHIVGRPLALVRCPNGITGEKFFQKHVWKGLNPNIVLVNDPKDPPEEHSISIRDLDGLIALVQSAVLEIHPWGSTVADWERPDRIIMDLDPGEDVPWEKVIEAAFETRDRLNDAGLAAFLKTSGGKGLHVVAPLKAKAEWPAVKAFTKAIADAMASDTSDRYVSTITKSRRRGKILVDYLRNQRGATAVAPYSTRARPGAAVSMPLAWDELSPGIGPAYFTVENTPTRLAALSADPWEDFQAAAVPLERSKTSRRKAA, from the coding sequence ATGGGCCTCGAGACCTATCGAAAGAAACGAGATTTCGCCTCGACGCCCGAGCCCAAGGGACGCACGGCGCGCAAAAAGGGCCACAGCTTCGTCATTCAGAAGCACGACGCAACGCGTCTGCACTACGATTTCCGGCTGGAAATGGACGGCGTGTTGAAGAGTTGGGCGGTAACCAAGGGGCCGAGCCTCGTCCCTGGAGAAAAGCGTCTCGCCGTTCATGTCGAGGATCACCCGCTCGACTACGGAGGTTTCGAAGGCACCATCCCGAAGGGCGAATATGGTGGCGGCACGGTAATCGTGTGGGACAGGGGAACCTGGTCGCCGATCGGCGACGCACGGCGGGGCTATGCAAAGGGACATCTTGATTTCGAGCTGAAGGGCAAAAAGCTCGGCGGGCGCTGGCATCTCGTTCGCATGGCCGGAAAGCCCCGTGAGAAGCGCGAGAACTGGCTGTTGATCAAGGGGGACGACGAGGCGGCGCGATCAGAGAGCGACCCGGACATTCTTGAGCAACGGCCGGAATCGGTTGTAACCGGCCGCGAGATCAAGGACGTTGCCGGCGAGGAGCCAGGATGGTCATCGAAAAGCGGCAGGATTCGCCAGAGAAAAGGCGCCAGCAACAAGGCGGCGGGCGCTTCACAGATCGAGGAGCGCACCGCTACTCGCGACGTCCCCGATCCTTCGAAAATCAAGGGCGCGAAGAAGGCAGCTTTGCCTGACTTTCTTGATCCTTCCTTGGCGACGCTGGTCTCTACGGCGCCGGTCGGTGAGCGCTGGATCCATGAAATCAAATTCGACGGCTACCGACTGCAGGCGCGCATCGAGGCTGGCCGTGTCCGGCTGATCACCCGCGGCGGGCTGGACTGGACGAAGAAGTTCGGCAAGACGCTCGTGTCCTCGCTTGTCGACCTGCCTGCCGCAATGGCCCTGATCGATGGCGAGATCGTCGTCGAGAGCGGTTCGGGTGCATCCGACTTTTCCGCATTGCAGGCCGACCTGAGCGAAGGGCGAAGCAACCGCTTCCGTTTCTATGCTTTCGACTTGATGCATCTCGATGGCTATGACCTGCGCGCCTTGCCGCTGATCAAACGCAAGGAGCTCCTGGAGGAGCTGATTGGTCAGGGCACGGGATTGATACGCTACAGCGGCCATTTCGAGGAAGAGGGAGACCTGGTTCTGCGGCACGCCTGCAGGCTGAGTCTCGAGGGAATCGTATCCAAACTTCGCGACGCGCCTTACCGATCGGGTCGGAACAAGAGTTGGGTAAAATCCAAGTGCTCGGAGCGCCAGGAATTTGTCGTCGGGGGCTATGTCCCCTCGACCACATCGAGAAAGGCCATCGGTTCCCTCGTGCTCGGAGCCTACGATGGCGACGTACTTCATCACGTTGGCCGCGTCGGTACGGGCTATACCGTGGCTGTCGCGGAAGACCTGTTCAAGAGACTCGAGCGCTTGAGAGTCCCCTCCAATCCATTCGGCAAGCGTCTCAGCGCCGAGGAGGCTCGTCAGGTTCGATATGTGCGGCCCGAGCTCGTGGCCGAGGTCGAGTTTCGGTCCTGGACAGCCGATGGTCTGCTTCGTCATGCCTCCTTCCGCGGATTGCGTGAGGACAAGCCCGCGCGCGAAATCGTCCGAGAAGCACCGAAAAAGACAATCAATCAGCCCAAGGCGCCGCGTCGAGCCGTGAAGCTCACGCATCCTGACCGACTCTACTGGCCGGATGAGGGTGTCACGAAAGAAGGATTGGCGGACTACTATGCCGACGTCTGGCGCTTCATCGGCCCACACATCGTCGGGCGTCCGCTGGCATTGGTGCGATGCCCGAATGGAATAACAGGCGAGAAGTTTTTCCAGAAGCACGTCTGGAAGGGGCTGAACCCGAATATTGTCCTGGTGAACGACCCAAAGGACCCACCCGAGGAGCACTCGATCAGCATCCGAGATCTCGATGGCCTGATAGCGCTCGTCCAATCGGCGGTTCTGGAAATCCATCCTTGGGGCTCCACGGTCGCGGACTGGGAAAGGCCGGACAGGATCATCATGGATCTTGATCCCGGCGAGGATGTGCCGTGGGAGAAGGTGATCGAGGCGGCGTTCGAGACGCGAGACCGCCTGAACGATGCCGGTCTCGCTGCATTCCTGAAAACCTCCGGCGGAAAGGGGCTTCATGTGGTTGCGCCGCTCAAGGCCAAGGCTGAGTGGCCCGCCGTCAAGGCCTTCACCAAGGCGATTGCCGATGCCATGGCGTCCGACACTTCCGACCGATACGTGTCGACGATTACGAAGTCCAGGCGACGCGGCAAGATCCTGGTCGATTATCTGCGCAATCAGCGCGGAGCGACGGCCGTTGCGCCCTATTCGACGCGGGCGCGGCCGGGCGCAGCGGTGTCGATGCCGCTCGCTTGGGATGAGTTAAGCCCCGGGATCGGTCCGGCATATTTTACCGTGGAGAACACACCGACGCGGCTCGCCGCTCTGAGTGCGGATCCTTGGGAGGATTTCCAAGCTGCTGCCGTTCCGCTTGAGCGTTCAAAGACTAGTCGTAGGAAGGCTGCTTGA
- a CDS encoding Ku protein, translated as MAPRANWKGFLKVAEVTCPVALYTAASTSERIAFHTINRATGHRVHREFIDSATEKLVEKDDQVKGYELGSGDYVVLEPEEVAAAVPESDKTLSIEAFIPCGEIDDVYFDKPYYLAPAQRHADEAYALIREGMRRKKVAAIARAVLFRRVRTLLIRSYDDGLIATTLNFDYEVRSAEEAFDDVPDMKIKGEMLELAEHIIKTKKGKFDPKKFDDRYEAALAELVKAKLEGKKIEARKEPKREKVVDLMEALRQSAGVERKKPKAETASRKKAASGRKAKEAAPRRKAS; from the coding sequence ATGGCGCCAAGAGCAAATTGGAAGGGTTTTCTGAAAGTCGCTGAAGTGACCTGTCCGGTCGCGCTTTACACCGCGGCGTCGACTTCGGAGCGGATCGCATTCCATACGATCAACCGCGCCACCGGCCATCGCGTTCATCGGGAATTCATCGACAGCGCCACGGAAAAACTGGTCGAGAAGGACGACCAGGTCAAGGGGTACGAGCTTGGGTCGGGTGACTACGTCGTGCTTGAGCCGGAGGAAGTCGCTGCCGCCGTTCCCGAGAGCGACAAGACATTGTCGATCGAGGCCTTCATCCCATGTGGCGAAATCGACGACGTCTACTTTGACAAGCCCTACTATCTCGCTCCCGCGCAGAGACACGCCGACGAAGCCTACGCTCTCATCCGCGAAGGCATGCGTAGGAAGAAGGTCGCGGCAATTGCCCGGGCGGTGCTCTTCCGGCGGGTTCGCACCCTTCTGATTCGATCCTATGACGATGGCCTGATCGCGACGACCTTGAACTTCGACTACGAGGTCCGCTCAGCAGAAGAGGCCTTCGACGATGTCCCGGATATGAAGATCAAGGGCGAAATGCTGGAACTCGCGGAGCACATCATCAAAACCAAGAAGGGCAAGTTCGATCCGAAGAAGTTCGACGACCGCTATGAGGCCGCGCTTGCCGAACTGGTGAAGGCCAAGCTTGAGGGCAAGAAGATCGAGGCGCGCAAGGAGCCAAAGCGCGAGAAGGTCGTCGATCTGATGGAGGCCTTGCGGCAGAGCGCCGGAGTCGAACGCAAGAAGCCGAAGGCGGAAACAGCTTCCCGGAAGAAAGCGGCGAGCGGGCGCAAAGCAAAGGAAGCCGCCCCGCGTCGAAAGGCAAGCTGA
- a CDS encoding PepSY domain-containing protein: protein MKYKTFAAAALMGAATMPAFGQTASPSGDTPAVTAPDSTNPSAPVEGANSFTQDQAKERMEQAGYTEVKGLKLDDQGVWRATAMKDGKSVSVALDYQGNVTAL, encoded by the coding sequence ATGAAATATAAAACATTCGCGGCGGCGGCGTTGATGGGCGCCGCCACGATGCCGGCGTTTGGCCAGACGGCCTCTCCGTCGGGAGATACGCCAGCAGTCACCGCGCCTGACAGCACTAACCCGTCCGCGCCCGTGGAGGGCGCCAACAGCTTTACGCAAGATCAGGCCAAGGAACGCATGGAGCAGGCCGGCTATACCGAGGTCAAGGGGCTGAAGCTTGATGATCAAGGGGTCTGGCGCGCGACCGCCATGAAGGATGGAAAATCCGTTTCGGTCGCGCTCGACTATCAGGGGAACGTAACGGCGCTCTGA
- a CDS encoding general stress protein: protein MRTVSALFDDYEDARTAVSELETAGIPSDDISIVANNAGERYSDEASGAASGAGAGAGLGAAGGGAVGLLTGLGLMAIPGVGPVVAAGWLASTAAGAAAGAVAGGAAGGIIGALTDSGVAEEEAHFYAEGIRRGGTLVSARIDDSRAPQVLAILQKSNWIDPTARRRTYTEEGWTRFDDAGAPYTEDQIELERERYRTMR from the coding sequence ATGAGAACTGTCTCAGCGCTTTTCGATGACTATGAGGACGCCCGCACGGCCGTCAGCGAATTGGAAACTGCCGGCATCCCGTCCGACGATATCAGCATAGTCGCAAACAATGCCGGAGAACGTTATTCCGATGAGGCATCCGGAGCAGCCTCGGGGGCGGGAGCAGGCGCCGGTCTGGGAGCCGCTGGCGGCGGCGCTGTCGGTCTTTTGACCGGCCTCGGCCTGATGGCAATTCCAGGGGTGGGTCCAGTCGTCGCTGCAGGATGGCTGGCATCGACGGCAGCCGGGGCCGCTGCTGGCGCAGTGGCCGGCGGTGCCGCGGGTGGAATCATCGGCGCTTTAACCGATTCCGGGGTCGCCGAAGAAGAGGCCCACTTCTACGCCGAAGGAATCCGACGCGGCGGAACGCTCGTCTCGGCACGAATTGATGACAGCCGCGCCCCACAGGTGCTTGCGATCCTGCAGAAATCAAACTGGATCGATCCCACGGCGCGGCGTCGCACCTACACGGAGGAGGGATGGACGCGCTTTGACGACGCAGGGGCGCCCTACACGGAAGACCAGATCGAACTCGAGCGCGAGCGATACCGCACGATGAGGTGA